The Lynx canadensis isolate LIC74 chromosome D1, mLynCan4.pri.v2, whole genome shotgun sequence genome has a segment encoding these proteins:
- the RELA gene encoding transcription factor p65, translating into MDDLFPLIFPTEPAQASGPYVEIIEQPKQRGMRFRYKCEGRSAGSIPGERSTDTTKTHPTIKINGYTGPGTVRISLVTKDPPHRPHPHELVGKDCRDGFYEAELCPDRCIHSFQNLGIQCVKKRDLEQAISQRIQTNNNPFQVPIEEQRGDYDLNAVRLCFQVTVRDPAGRPLRLPPVLSHPIFDNRAPNTAELKICRVNRNSGSCLGGDEIFLLCDKVQKEDIEVYFTGPGWEARGSFSQADVHRQVAIVFRTPPYADPSLQAPVRVSMQLRRPSDRELSEPMEFQYLPDTDDRHRIEEKRKRTYETFKSIMKKSPFNGPTDPRPPPRRIAVPSRSSAAVPKPAPQPYPFTPSLSTINFEEFSPMVFPSGQIPSQTPALAPAPAPILAPAPASVPAPAPVPAPAPAPAPAPAPILAPGLAQAVVPPAPKTTQAGEGTLTEALLHLQFDADEDLGALLGNSADPAVFTDLASVDNSEFQQLLNQGVSVAPHPAEPMLMEYPEAITRLVTGSQRPPDPAPAPLGASGLPNGLLSGDEDFSSIADMDFSALLSQISS; encoded by the exons ATGGACG ACCTGTTTCCCCTCATCTTCCCGACTG AGCCGGCCCAGGCCTCTGGCCCTTATGTGGAGATCATCGAGCAGCCCAAGCAGCGGGGCATGCGCTTCCGCTACAAGTGCGAGGGTCGCTCCGCGGGCAGTATCCCCGGCGAGAGGAGCACGGATACCACCAAGACCCACCCCACCATCAAG ATCAATGGCTACACCGGGCCAGGGACAGTTCGCATCTCATTGGTCACCAAGGACCCCCCTCATCGGCCTCACCCCCATGAGCTGGTGGGAAAAGACTGCCGGGATGGCTTCTATGAGGCTGAGCTCTGCCCAGACCGCTGCATCCACAG CTTCCAGAACCTGGGGATCCAGTGTGTAAAGAAGCGGGACCTGGAGCAGGCCATCAGTCAACGTATCCAGACCAACAACAATCCCTTCCAAG TTCCCATAGAAGAACAGCGTGGGGACTACGACCTGAATGCGGTGCGGCTCTGCTTCCAGGTGACAGTGCGGGACCCGGCAGGCAGGCCCCTCCGCTTGCCACCTGTCCTCTCGCATCCCATCTTTGACAACC GTGCCCCCAACACCGCGGAGCTCAAGATCTGCCGAGTGAACCGAAACTCTGGGAGCTGCCTCGGGGGGGATGAGATCTTCCTGCTGTGTGACAAGGTGCAGAAAG AGGACATTGAAGTGTATTTCACGGGACCAGGCTGGGAGGCCCGAGGCTCCTTTTCTCAAGCTGACGTACACCGACAAGTGGCCATTGTGTTCCGGACACCTCCCTATGCCGACCCCAGCCTGCAGGCCCCCGTGCGTGTCTCCATGCAGCTGCGGCGGCCTTCAGATCGGGAGCTCAGCGAGCCCATGGAATTTCAGTACTTGCCAGACACAG ATGATCGTCACCGGATTGAGGAGAAACGCAAAAGGACATATGAGACCTTCAAGAGCATCATGAAAAAGAGTCCTTTCAATG GACCCACCGACCCCCGGCCTCCACCCCGGCGCATTGCTGTGCCTTCCCGAAGCTCAGCTGCCGTCCCCAAGCCAG ctccccagccctATCCCTTTACGCCATCCCTCAGCACCATCAACTTCGAGGAgttctcccccatggtcttccctTCCGGGCAGATCCCAAGCCAGACCCCTGCCTTGGCACCAGCCCCTGCCCCAATCCTGGCCCCGGCCCCTGCCTCTGTCCCggcccctgcccctgtccccgcccctgccccggccccagccccggcccctgccccaATCTTAGCCCCAGGCCTTGCTCAGGCTGTGGTCCCGCCTGCTCCCAAGACCACCCAGGCTGGGGAAGGGACGCTGACGGAGGCCCTGCTGCACCTGCAGTTTGACGCTGATGAAGACCTGGGGGCCCTGCTTGGCAACAGCGCCGACCCAGCAGTGTTCACAGACCTGGCATCCGTCGACAACTCTGAGTTTCAGCAGCTGCTGAACCAGGGTGTATCTGTGGCCccccacccagctgagcccatgCTGATGGAATACCCTGAGGCAATAACTCGCCTGGTGACGGGATCCCAGAGGCCCCCTGACCCAGCTCCCGCTCCCCTGGGGGCC